DNA sequence from the Brevundimonas sp. NIBR10 genome:
GGACCTCGAGCACGCTGGTCGCGCCGTCGACCTTGAACCGCACCTGCAGATCGCCGCCCCGCCCCGCAAAGGCGTGCTTCTGGGCATTGGTCACCGCCTCGACCAGCCACAGGGCCAGGGGTGCCAGCTTGTCGGGATCGACGACCAGGCTGTCGGCCTCGATCGAACTCGACACCACCGGACCCCGCCCGGCGTCCGAGGCGACCAGCTGTCCGACCAGTTCGGTCAGGAACTCGCGCGCGTCGGCGTGGCGGATGTTGTCCGACTGGTAAAGCGTCCGATAGATCAGGGCGAGGGCCGAAATCCGCTGGCGCGTATCGCCCAGCGCCGCCTTGGCCGGCCCGTCCGTCAGGGCCCTCTGCTGCATCGACAGCAGGGACGAGATGATCTGTAGATTGTTCTTCACCCGGTGATGGATCTCGCGCATCAGCGCGTCCTTCTCGCCCAGGCTCTCGTTCAGCATGGCGTCGCGGCTGGTGATGTTCTCGGCCAGCTCGTCCAGGGTCTGGGCCAGCAGGCGAATCTCGGAGGGGGCGTGGGCCGCCTGCACCGGGCGCACGGAAAACCGCCCCCGCGCATAGATGGCCGCGATCCGCTCCAGATAGTCCAGCCACCGCACCACGATCCGCTCGGACACCAGCATGACCGCGGCAAACGCCGTCAGCCAGGCTCCCAGCGGCAGCAGCAGCGACCCGATCGGATTCAGCCGCGCCCAGGACAGCAGTCCCGGTGCCGGTGCGGACAGCAGCACATAGACATCGCGCCCCGCCAGGGCCGCGCCCGCATAGACCCGGTGCTGACCCCGCACGTCATCTGCCTCGAACAGTCCCGACCCACTGGTGCGTGCCCGCTCGACCCAACCGGTCAGCGGCGTGTCACCCTTCAGCGCGAACGCCTCCGGGTAAGTCGCGATCAGCAGATTGCCGTCGGCGTCGGTCAGCGCCGCCTGCGCACCCTTGGG
Encoded proteins:
- a CDS encoding sensor histidine kinase, whose protein sequence is MALALLPIVLLGAVQTQADFRRQDADRRADLQLAAGRTAATTKARLDSAFVLLEALSPESLGADCSPRLTALVDRLDGYEALYRVSATGEPICGSRSFSPTTTAETVRARVWFQRVRAGEDTVAVRSIRANGEEPALVAAVRIERPMGRFDGVMTALLPLQSLQPDITDPALPKGAQAALTDADGNLLIATYPEAFALKGDTPLTGWVERARTSGSGLFEADDVRGQHRVYAGAALAGRDVYVLLSAPAPGLLSWARLNPIGSLLLPLGAWLTAFAAVMLVSERIVVRWLDYLERIAAIYARGRFSVRPVQAAHAPSEIRLLAQTLDELAENITSRDAMLNESLGEKDALMREIHHRVKNNLQIISSLLSMQQRALTDGPAKAALGDTRQRISALALIYRTLYQSDNIRHADAREFLTELVGQLVASDAGRGPVVSSSIEADSLVVDPDKLAPLALWLVEAVTNAQKHAFAGRGGDLQVRFKVDGATSVLEVQDDGPGPDEEAVKGGVGRTLMGAFAKQLRGEAETLRAPNGGTIARMTFATPEAVTPTDPGDVVGTERRARR